The Syngnathus typhle isolate RoL2023-S1 ecotype Sweden linkage group LG11, RoL_Styp_1.0, whole genome shotgun sequence genome contains a region encoding:
- the LOC133161730 gene encoding copine-1-like isoform X2 — protein MLKLSQMADCVSKVELTVSCSNLLDKDVGSKSDPLCVLLQSSGKDSWTELGRTERIENSSSPSFSQRLRLDYHFETVQNLKLGVYDIDNASRDLGDDDYLGGVELTLGQIVSSKTLTRPLQLKKGKPAGKGSITITAEEIKDNRSIQLEMEAKNLDKKDTFGKSDPFLEFFKKGDDGKWQLVHRTEVVKNNLNPSWKKFTVPLQTFCSSDLERPLKVDCSDHDSDGSHDLIGSFTTKVSELQKAASGSLVAFDCIHPDKQKKKKSYKNSGVVSVKSCKLATQHSFLDYVMGGCQINFTVGIDFTGSNGDPRSPNSLHYLSPDGLNQYLSALWSVGQVIQDYDTDKLFPAFGFGAKLPPDYQAAHHEFALNFNPSNPNCQGIQGIVEAYRMVLPQLRLSGPTNFSPIINHVASIASGAAQSNSASQYFVLLILTDGEITDLDQTRDAIVRASRLPLSIIIVGVGPADFKAMELLDGDDGVLRSTVGEAVARDIVQFVPFLKFKDAPQATLAQSVLAEVPTQVVSYFKMRGLQPLKPPVKA, from the exons ATGTTGAAGTTAAGTCAG ATGGCAGACTGTGTGTCTAAGGTGGAGCTGACTGTCTCCTGTTCGAACCTATTGGACAAAGATGTGGGCTCAAAGTCGGATCCTCTATGTGTGCTGCTGCAGAGCTCCGGAAAAGACAGCTGGACTGAG CTGGGCCGCACCGAGCGCATTGAGAACAGCTCCAGTCCATCCTTCAGTCAGCGCTTACGTCTGGACTACCACTTTGAGACCGTGCAGAACCTCAAACTGGGCGTCTACGACATTGACAACGCGTCCCGGGACCTCGGCGACGATGACTACCTGGGAGGTGTGGAGCTCACCCTGGGGCAG ATCGTTTCTAGTAAAACTCTGACCAGACCATTGCAGCTGAAGAAAGGGAAGCCTGCTGGCAAAGGAAGCATTACG ATCACCGCAGAGGAGATAAAGGACAACCGATCTATTCAGTTGGAGATGGAGGCTAAAAATCTGGACAAGAAG GACACCTTTGGCAAGTCGGACCCTTTCCTGGAGTTCTTCAAAAAAGGAGATGATGGAAAATGGCAGCTGGTCCATAGAACAGAG GTGGTGAAGAACAACCTGAATCCCAGCTGGAAGAAGTTCACCGTCCCTCTGCAGACATTCTGCAGCAGCGATCTGGAAAGGCCTCTCAAG GTGGATTGCTCTGATCACGACAGCGACGGCTCGCACGACCTCATTGGCTCTTTTACCACCAAAGTGTCGGAGCTGCAGAAGGCCGCCTCCGGTTCACTG GTGGCCTTTGATTGCATCCATCCagacaagcagaaaaaaaagaagagctaCAAAAACTCGGGTGTGGTCTCGGTGAAGAGCTGCAAG TTAGCCACGCAGCACAGCTTCCTGGACTACGTGATGGGCGGCTGCCAGATCAACTTCACT GTGGGCATCGACTTCACAGGCTCCAATGGGGACCCTCGCTCCCCCAATTCTCTCCACTACCTGAGTCCAGATGGGCTGAACCAGTACCTGTCTGCCCTGTGGTCGGTGGGGCAGGTCATCCAAGACTACGACAC TGATAAACTCTTCCCTGCGTTTGGTTTTGGAGCCAAACTTCCTCCTGACTACCAG GCCGCCCATCATGAGTTTGCCCTCAACTTTAACCCGAGCAACCCGAACTGCCAAG GCATTCAGGGCATCGTGGAGGCCTACAGGATGGTTCTCCCTCAACTCCGACTCTCCGGGCCGACTAACTTCTCCCCGATCATCAATCACGTGGCCTCTATCGCCTCCGGCGCCGCCCAGAGCAACAGTGCATCT CAATACTttgtcctcctcatcctcaccgACGGTGAGATCACCGACCTGGACCAGACCCGGGATGCCATCGTGCGCGCCTCGCGCCTACCGCTGTCCATCATCATCGTGGGCGTGGGACCGGCCGACTTTAAAGCCATGGAGCTGCTGGACGGAGACGACGGCGTGCTAAGGTCCACGGTGGGAGAGGCCGTCGCCAGAGACATCGTCCAGTTTGTCCCCTTCCTCAAGTTCAAAGAC GCCCCCCAGGCAACTTTAGCCCAGTCGGTGCTGGCCGAAGTGCCCACCCAAGTGGTGTCCTATTTCAAAATGAGAGGCCTGCAGCCACTCAAGCCCCCCGTCAAAGCGTGA
- the wu:fb55g09 gene encoding uncharacterized protein wu:fb55g09 — translation MLSREVCGREARRETRSEKRKTVGVCLRGRKKKKQQQHPHHHARLQRPTSSTSLQPLRPINVQGKRARGMRAPKNTNQFLMHEKYQMMHMRSDSVGSDTGGSCSDSESELTDMDSYLGALENARGALPDVSEPEAATGTRQDQVVQHEDSMQYFPSEDDLLQSHNFMQRDFAQFCDFLTL, via the coding sequence ATGCTCTCCAGGGAGGTGTGCGGGCGAGAAGCTCGGCGGGAGACCCGCAGCGAGAAGCGCAAGACAGTCGGTGTCTGTTTGAGAGGacgcaagaagaagaagcaacaGCAGCATCCTCATCATCACGCAAGACTCCAGAGGCCCACCAGCAGCACTAGTTTGCAGCCCCTCCGGCCCATCAACGTCCAAGGCAAGCGAGCTCGGGGCATGCGCGCCCCCAAGAACACCAACCAGTTCCTCATGCACGAGAAGTATCAGATGATGCACATGCGTTCCGATTCCGTGGGGAGCGACACCGGTGGGAGCTGCTCCGACAGCGAATCTGAACTCACCGACATGGACTCGTACCTGGGGGCCCTGGAAAACGCCAGGGGGGCGCTGCCAGATGTTTCGGAACCTGAAGCGGCAACAGGGACGCGGCAGGACCAGGTGGTCCAGCACGAGGACAGCATGCAGTACTTCCCATCCGAGGACGACCTCCTGCAAAGCCACAACTTCATGCAACGGGACTTTGCACAGTTCTGTGACTTTCTGACGTTGTAA
- the nisch gene encoding nischarin isoform X3, translated as MDPVPFSEELSERKVCIVGSELVENYTVYIIEVLDGEHKWTVKHRYSDFHDLHEKLVAENKVDRHLLPPKKMLGKNSKSLVERRQKELELYLQALLQQFPEATPTPLAAFLHFNLYEINGITAALAEELFHKGEELLAAGKVFSLRPLQLHAVSQQLRLAKPTCRNGDAKTDLGHILDFACRLRYLKICGTSGPVGSSNILERNLPFDLSFFKSLLQIEISECAAQQIGGLSSLRSSLLTLNIHHSTDSMMLLLVPEASEFPQWEAEGSERGCPVTAVVPRWRNLTTLDMSHNAIGTIDSSVKLIPEVEFLDLSHNCLSSVENLQHLYNLVHVDLSYNKLCILEGAHTRLGNIKTLSLAGNQLERLTGLSKLYSLVHLDLSHNQLAQLEEIKNIGSLPCLEKINLSSNPICIIPDYRTKVLAQFGDRAAEVCLDGQVTTEKELDTVEVLKAIRKAKEVKDRMSSSDKKISEETGLSAAAPPLPPSPSSSSSTPFSSSRCTSFVAPHCLTSAPTSSCQARQASCTSRELLP; from the exons ATGGACCCTGTCCCGTTCAGTGAGGAGCTGTCGGAAAGAAAAGTGTGCATTGTCGGCTCGGAGTTGGTGGAAAACTACACG GTGTACATCATTGAAGTTTTGGATGGAGAGCACAAGTGGACGGTAAAGCATCGCTACAGCGACTTCCATGACCTCCATGAGAAG TTGGTAGCGGAGAACAAAGTGGACCGGCATCTGCTCCCGCCCAAGAAGATGCTGGGCAAGAACTCCAAGAGCTTGGTGGAACGTCGGCAGAAGGAGCTAGAACTTTACCTGCAGGCGCTGCTCCAGCAATTCCCGGAGGCCACCCCCACTCCCCTGGCTGCATTTCTTCACTTTAACCTATAC GAGATCAACGGCATCACGGCCGCGCTAGCCGAGGAGTTGTTCCATAAAG GCGAAGAGTTGCTGGCCGCTGGCAAGGTGTTCTCCCTCCGGCCACTGCAGCTCCACGCCGTCTCCCAGCAGCTGCGTCTGGCCAAGCCCACGTGCCGCAACGGCGACGCCAAGACCGACCTGGGTCACATCTTGGACTTCGCCTGCCGGCTGCGCTACCTCAAG ATCTGCGGCACCAGTGGCCCAGTCGGAAGCAGCAACATCCTGGAGAGGAATCTGCCCTTTGACCTGTCTTTTTTCAAGTCACTGCTTCAGATTGAG ATCAGCGAATGCGCAGCTCAGCAAATTGGGGGTTTGTCATCTCTGAGGTCCAGCCTGCTCACTCTGAATATCCACCACTCCACAGACAGCATGATG CTGCTCCTCGTTCCGGAAGCCAGCGAGTTCCCTCAGTGGGAAGCCGAGGGCTCGGAGCGTGGCTGCCCCGTGACCGCCGTGGTGCCACGCTGGCGCAACCTGACCACGCTGGACATGAGCCACAACGCCATCGGCACCATCGACAGCTCAGTG AAACTGATTCCAGAGGTGGAGTTTCTCGATCTGAGCCACAATTGCCTTTCCTCGGTGGAAAACCTTCAG CATCTGTACAATCTAGTCCACGTGGATTTGTCCTacaacaaattgtgcatccTGGAGGGGGCTCATACGCGGCTGGGCAACATCAAGACACTCAGCCTGGCTGGCAACCAGCTGGAGCGGCTCACGGGCCTCAGCAAGCTCTACTCGCTGGTCCACCTGGACCTCAGCCACAACCAACTAGCTCAA TTGGAGGAAATCAAAAACATCGGCTCGCTGCCGTGCCTGGAGAAGATCAACCTTTCCTCCAATCCAATTTGCATCATCCCTGACTACAGAACCAAAGTCCTGGCCCAGTTTGGAGACCGAGCAGCAGAG GTGTGTCTGGATGGTCAAGTGACCACAGAGAAGGAGTTGGACACGGTGGAGGTGTTGAAAGCCATTCGGAAAGCCAAAGAAGTCAAAGACCGCATGAGCAGCAGCGACAAGAAG ATCAGTGAGGAGACCGGGCTGTCTGCTGCTGCacctcctctccctccctccccctcctcctcttcatctacTCCCTTCTCTTCCTCTCGCTGCACCTCTTTTGTTGCCCCTCATTGTCTCACCTCTGCGCCAACCTCTTCCTGTCAGGCCCGGCAGGCTTCCTGCACCAGCCGAG AGCTCCTGCCCTGA
- the LOC133161730 gene encoding RNA-binding protein 12-like isoform X1 — protein sequence MAVVIRLQGLPIVAGTMDIRHFFSGLTIPDGGVHIVGGEHGEAFIVFATDEDARLGMMRTGGSIKGSKVSLLLSSKTEMQNMIELSRRRFEGGTGAGETATPTAPNRQSSVAAVPAIQSAAAGRSGSHGNPAFTNTPAVVTATSSQETPIHKAAASLASMMPNFPHSYNTAPAVTTALTSLNAGPLLIAPMPNMPSMSGMPTLAAVPPPMSSLPPVPTVSQLSHGPPVPPMSHLSHMPSMPPFNPTMPPPGGLAAGLPLSAPNPMLFNPISPLASLGLQAHMKAAAVTGVTVSGPDELFVLLQNLAFSCSEMEIREFFRGLGVDGVRFLRDGQGRPTGRAMVKFFAPQDSFEAVKRGGGMMGQRFIEVTPGSERQWANLNHSTMGLTPQHSAKPNIHPQDQHQHRSQAVDVGRDQRGRSRSPHRQEYCVYLKGLPYEADKKQIKEFFKNLAVVEDTMYIAYGPNGQATGEGFLEFKTEQDYKAALASHMQYMGPRFIQVHPISYKGMLEKIDSIRKREAMQNDGKNQDGHKTQRNCAHITNIPYNISKKDVRAFLEGIGIYEDTLKVLTDAHGNGLGQAVFQLQTEEDARKTERLHRQKLNGRDAFVHLVTFEQMKEIERNPPPQNKRGQRNQHQNPQQSQKQSQNQLLQAQAVQQQPHMNPFPGIGGEEFNFLRNTMGNLNSSPFVPPFSTPGNGVTGPPPLPPLAVGLGEVNLAVTPPLIPGLQGTPLLEPPGFRPGGAGAPMFGQDGLRGLVPFDNSNRKPSGGVQNRGGPGPINNNQGRQGGPPPGGPPGFNPGAEGLPTPPGAPNNPNSQRSSAASAAPPTVVKLQNMPFTVTADELMDFFYGYEVLPGSVCLQFNDKGLPTGEAMVAFQNPKEAAAAVMDLNDRPIGARKVKISLG from the coding sequence ATGGCGGTAGTCATCAGACTGCAAGGTCTGCCCATAGTGGCCGGCACCATGGACATCAGGCACTTCTTCTCTGGCCTCACCATCCCTGATGGGGGCGTGCACATCGTGGGTGGCGAGCATGGCGAGGCCTTCATTGTCTTTGCCACCGACGAGGACGCTCGGCTGGGGATGATGCGCACAGGTGGGTCCATTAAGGGCTCCAAAGTGTCATTGTTGCTCAGCAGCAAGACGGAAATGCAGAACATGATTGAGTTGAGCAGGCGGAGGTTTGAGGGCGGCACGGGTGCGGGTGAAACCGCCACGCCCACGGCGCCTAATCGCCAATCTTCCGTGGCGGCCGTACCTGCGATCCAGTCGGCCGCAGCGGGGCGAAGCGGTAGCCATGGAAACCCCGCCTTCACTAACACTCCCGCTGTGGTGACTGCGACCTCTTCACAAGAGACCCCAATTCACAAAGCCGCGGCTAGCCTGGCGAGTATGATGCCCAACTTTCCTCATTCCTACAACACCGCCCCCGCTGTTACAACGGCCCTGACCTCGCTCAACGCGGGTCCCCTGCTCATCGCCCCCATGCCCAACATGCCATCCATGTCAGGGATGCCCACGTTAGCCGCAGTCCCTCCTCCCATGTCATCCCTACCCCCTGTCCCTACTGTCAGCCAACTTTCCCATGGACCACCTGTACCGCCAATGTCTCACCTGTCACACATGCCCTCTATGCCACCTTTCAACCCCACCATGCCCCCGCCCGGAGGACTTGCCGCAGGCCTCCCCCTCAGTGCCCCAAACCCAATGTTGTTCAACCCCATCTCCCCTCTTGCGTCTCTGGGACTCCAGGCTCACATGAAGGCCGCTGCAGTCACCGGAGTTACCGTGTCCGGTCCAGATGAGTTGTTTGTCCTCTTGCAGAACCTCGCATTCTCTTGCTCAGAGATGGAGATCAGGGAGTTTTTCCGGGGTCTGGGGGTGGACGGAGTGCGCTTTTTGAGAGACGGGCAGGGTCGTCCGACCGGCCGAGCCATGGTCAAATTCTTCGCGCCCCAAGATAGTTTTGAAGCTGTGAAGCGAGGCGGCGGCATGATGGGTCAAAGGTTCATTGAGGTCACCCCGGGCTCTGAGAGGCAGTGGGCAAACCTCAATCATAGCACAATGGGCCTGACTCCTCAGCATAGCGCCAAACCAAACATTCACCCGCAAGACCAGCACCAACACCGTAGTCAAGCCGTCGATGTTGGCCGTGATCAGCGAGGGAGGTCCAGATCGCCGCATCGACAAGAGTATTGCGTTTACCTAAAGGGCCTCCCTTACGAGGCTGACAAAAAACAGATCAAAGAGTTCTTCAAGAACCTGGCTGTGGTGGAGGACACTATGTACATTGCCTATGGCCCCAATGGGCAAGCCACAGGAGAAGGCTTTCTGGAGTTCAAAACGGAGCAGGACTACAAGGCTGCACTGGCTTCTCACATGCAATACATGGGACCGCGCTTCATCCAGGTACACCCAATCAGCTACAAGGGAATGCTGGAAAAGATTGACTCCATTCGTAAGCGTGAGGCAATGCAGAACGATGGCAAGAACCAGGATGGCCACAAAACACAGAGGAACTGTGCACATATCACCAACATCCCTTACAATATTTCCAAGAAGGACGTCCGTGCCTTCCTGGAAGGCATTGGGATTTACGAAGACACGCTTAAGGTCCTGACCGACGCCCACGGCAATGGTTTAGGGCAGGCGGTCTTCCAGCTACAGACCGAGGAAGACGCCCGCAAAACGGAAAGGCTTCACCGACAGAAGCTCAACGGCCGTGATGCGTTCGTTCATCTCGTAACCTTTGAGCAGATGAAGGAAATTGAGAgaaaccccccaccccaaaacaaGAGGGGCCAAAGAAATCAACACCAGAACCCACAGCAGAGCCAGAAGCAGAGCCAAAACCAGCTCCTGCAGGCTCAGGCAGTTCAGCAGCAGCCCCACATGAATCCCTTTCCAGGGATTGGCGGCGAGGAGTTTAACTTCCTCAGAAATACGATGGGTAACCTTAACAGTTCTCCATTTGTGCCCCCGTTCTCTACTCCTGGAAACGGTGTGACgggtccccctcccctccctccgttGGCGGTAGGACTCGGCGAAGTCAATCTTGCCGTCACCCCGCCGCTAATTCCGGGTCTCCAGGGAACCCCCCTTCTGGAACCGCCAGGTTTTCGACCGGGCGGAGCAGGGGCGCCTATGTTTGGTCAGGATGGACTCAGAGGCTTGGTGCCCTTTGACAACAGCAACAGGAAACCAAGCGGAGGAGTGCAGAACAGAGGCGGCCCTGGGCCCATCAACAATAACCAGGGGCGTCAAGGGGGCCCGCCTCCCGGCGGACCCCCGGGTTTCAACCCAGGTGCGGAGGGTCTCCCGACTCCCCCCGGAGCACCAAACAACCCGAACAGTCAACGCTCCTCTGCTGCCTCTGCCGCCCCCCCAACCGTCGTCAAGCTGCAGAACATGCCGTTCACAGTCACCGCTGATGAGCTCATGGACTTCTTCTATGGCTATGAGGTGCTTCCGGGATCCGTCTGCTTGCAGTTCAACGACAAAGGCCTGCCCACCGGCGAGGCAATGGTGGCCTTCCAGAACCCAAAAGAGGCCGCCGCTGCCGTCATGGACCTGAACGACCGGCCCATTGGCGCACGGAAAGTCAAAATTAGCTTGGGTTGA
- the hgh1 gene encoding protein HGH1 homolog: protein MLSDSEAAELLSFLTPGTRPDVKGHTTSYILGLSGNRDGCRFLRTKPDLIAALFALTSDPSIAIAKDCYHILINLSADETLHQVLVTDIGMVPTLVRNLKDPQYHFSDQICTILSNLTRHEKTCKILFKVLQEELGLARLVDMLCMEAYNPHAKLHYLAPLLSNLTQLPDARRFLMDKDRCVVQRLLPFTQFHASAVRRGGVIGVLRNCCFDYANHEWLLSERVDILPFLLLPLAGPEELSDEDNEGLPVDLQYLPEDKKREEDPDIRKMLLETLMLLTATKDGRQTLKDKNVYVIMREFHRWETNPKVTSACEKLVEVLIGDEPEQGMENLLEVNIPQDVEEKLKEADAKEQQELETQEERTEKQQKAEQME from the exons ATGCTGAGCGATTCTGAAGCCGCCGAGCTGCTCTCCTTCCTGACGCCTGGGACACGGCCCGATGTCAAAGGCCACACCACCAGCTACATCCTGGGCTTGTCAGGAAACAG AGATGGCTGCCGCTTCCTCCGCACCAAACCCGACCTCATAGCCGCTCTTTTCGCTCTGACGTCTGACCCGTCCATCGCCATCGCAAAGGACTGCTACCACATCCTAATCAATCTGTCGGCTGACGAGACTCTTCACCAG GTGTTGGTGACCGATATCGGCATGGTCCCCACGCTGGTCAGGAACCTCAAAGATCCGCAGTACCACTTTTCTGACCAGATCTGCACCATCCTCTCCAACCTGACGCGCCACGAGAAGACATGCAAGATACTCTTCAAG GTGCTCCAAGAGGAGCTTGGCCTGGCTCGGCTGGTGGACATGTTATGTATGGAGGCTTACAACCCCCACGCCAAGCTGCACTATCTGGCTCCGCTGCTGTCCAATCTCACGCAGCTGCCTGACGCCAGACGCTTCCTGATGGACAAAGACAG gtGTGTGGTCCAACGCTTGTTGCCCTTCACGCAGTTTCATGCGTCTGCGGTGCGGCGTGGTGGCGTCATTGGCGTCCTGCGCAACTGCTGCTTTGACTATG CTAATCACGAGTGGCTCCTCAGCGAGCGAGTGGACATCCTGCCCTTTCTGCTGCTTCCGCTGGCCGGTCCGGAAGAGCTGAGCGATGAGGACAATGAAG GTCTGCCTGTGGACCTTCAGTACCTGCCAGAGGATAAGAAGAGAGAAGAGGACCCCGACATCAGGAAGATGCTCCTGGAAACGCTTATGCTG CTGACGGCGACTAAAGATGGCCGACAGACTCTGAAAGACAAGAATGTGTACGTCATCATGAGGGAGTTCCACCGATGGGAGACGAACCCCAAAGTCACCAGCGCATGTGAAAAACTGGTTGAG GTGCTAATCGGGGACGAGCCGGAGCAGGGCATGGAGAACCTGCTGGAGGTCAACATTCCGCAAGACGTGGAGGAGAAACTGAAGGAGGCAGATGCCAAGGAGCAGCAGGAGCTGGAAACGCAAGAGGAAAGGACAGAGAAACAACAAAAGGCGGAGCAGATGGAATAA
- the nisch gene encoding nischarin isoform X4, whose protein sequence is MDPVPFSEELSERKVCIVGSELVENYTVYIIEVLDGEHKWTVKHRYSDFHDLHEKLVAENKVDRHLLPPKKMLGKNSKSLVERRQKELELYLQALLQQFPEATPTPLAAFLHFNLYEINGITAALAEELFHKGEELLAAGKVFSLRPLQLHAVSQQLRLAKPTCRNGDAKTDLGHILDFACRLRYLKICGTSGPVGSSNILERNLPFDLSFFKSLLQIEISECAAQQIGGLSSLRSSLLTLNIHHSTDSMMLLLVPEASEFPQWEAEGSERGCPVTAVVPRWRNLTTLDMSHNAIGTIDSSVKLIPEVEFLDLSHNCLSSVENLQHLYNLVHVDLSYNKLCILEGAHTRLGNIKTLSLAGNQLERLTGLSKLYSLVHLDLSHNQLAQLEEIKNIGSLPCLEKINLSSNPICIIPDYRTKVLAQFGDRAAEVCLDGQVTTEKELDTVEVLKAIRKAKEVKDRMSSSDKK, encoded by the exons ATGGACCCTGTCCCGTTCAGTGAGGAGCTGTCGGAAAGAAAAGTGTGCATTGTCGGCTCGGAGTTGGTGGAAAACTACACG GTGTACATCATTGAAGTTTTGGATGGAGAGCACAAGTGGACGGTAAAGCATCGCTACAGCGACTTCCATGACCTCCATGAGAAG TTGGTAGCGGAGAACAAAGTGGACCGGCATCTGCTCCCGCCCAAGAAGATGCTGGGCAAGAACTCCAAGAGCTTGGTGGAACGTCGGCAGAAGGAGCTAGAACTTTACCTGCAGGCGCTGCTCCAGCAATTCCCGGAGGCCACCCCCACTCCCCTGGCTGCATTTCTTCACTTTAACCTATAC GAGATCAACGGCATCACGGCCGCGCTAGCCGAGGAGTTGTTCCATAAAG GCGAAGAGTTGCTGGCCGCTGGCAAGGTGTTCTCCCTCCGGCCACTGCAGCTCCACGCCGTCTCCCAGCAGCTGCGTCTGGCCAAGCCCACGTGCCGCAACGGCGACGCCAAGACCGACCTGGGTCACATCTTGGACTTCGCCTGCCGGCTGCGCTACCTCAAG ATCTGCGGCACCAGTGGCCCAGTCGGAAGCAGCAACATCCTGGAGAGGAATCTGCCCTTTGACCTGTCTTTTTTCAAGTCACTGCTTCAGATTGAG ATCAGCGAATGCGCAGCTCAGCAAATTGGGGGTTTGTCATCTCTGAGGTCCAGCCTGCTCACTCTGAATATCCACCACTCCACAGACAGCATGATG CTGCTCCTCGTTCCGGAAGCCAGCGAGTTCCCTCAGTGGGAAGCCGAGGGCTCGGAGCGTGGCTGCCCCGTGACCGCCGTGGTGCCACGCTGGCGCAACCTGACCACGCTGGACATGAGCCACAACGCCATCGGCACCATCGACAGCTCAGTG AAACTGATTCCAGAGGTGGAGTTTCTCGATCTGAGCCACAATTGCCTTTCCTCGGTGGAAAACCTTCAG CATCTGTACAATCTAGTCCACGTGGATTTGTCCTacaacaaattgtgcatccTGGAGGGGGCTCATACGCGGCTGGGCAACATCAAGACACTCAGCCTGGCTGGCAACCAGCTGGAGCGGCTCACGGGCCTCAGCAAGCTCTACTCGCTGGTCCACCTGGACCTCAGCCACAACCAACTAGCTCAA TTGGAGGAAATCAAAAACATCGGCTCGCTGCCGTGCCTGGAGAAGATCAACCTTTCCTCCAATCCAATTTGCATCATCCCTGACTACAGAACCAAAGTCCTGGCCCAGTTTGGAGACCGAGCAGCAGAG GTGTGTCTGGATGGTCAAGTGACCACAGAGAAGGAGTTGGACACGGTGGAGGTGTTGAAAGCCATTCGGAAAGCCAAAGAAGTCAAAGACCGCATGAGCAGCAGCGACAAGAAG TGA
- the LOC133161730 gene encoding copine-1-like isoform X3, which translates to MADCVSKVELTVSCSNLLDKDVGSKSDPLCVLLQSSGKDSWTELGRTERIENSSSPSFSQRLRLDYHFETVQNLKLGVYDIDNASRDLGDDDYLGGVELTLGQIVSSKTLTRPLQLKKGKPAGKGSITITAEEIKDNRSIQLEMEAKNLDKKDTFGKSDPFLEFFKKGDDGKWQLVHRTEVVKNNLNPSWKKFTVPLQTFCSSDLERPLKVDCSDHDSDGSHDLIGSFTTKVSELQKAASGSLVAFDCIHPDKQKKKKSYKNSGVVSVKSCKLATQHSFLDYVMGGCQINFTVGIDFTGSNGDPRSPNSLHYLSPDGLNQYLSALWSVGQVIQDYDTDKLFPAFGFGAKLPPDYQAAHHEFALNFNPSNPNCQGIQGIVEAYRMVLPQLRLSGPTNFSPIINHVASIASGAAQSNSASQYFVLLILTDGEITDLDQTRDAIVRASRLPLSIIIVGVGPADFKAMELLDGDDGVLRSTVGEAVARDIVQFVPFLKFKDAPQATLAQSVLAEVPTQVVSYFKMRGLQPLKPPVKA; encoded by the exons ATGGCAGACTGTGTGTCTAAGGTGGAGCTGACTGTCTCCTGTTCGAACCTATTGGACAAAGATGTGGGCTCAAAGTCGGATCCTCTATGTGTGCTGCTGCAGAGCTCCGGAAAAGACAGCTGGACTGAG CTGGGCCGCACCGAGCGCATTGAGAACAGCTCCAGTCCATCCTTCAGTCAGCGCTTACGTCTGGACTACCACTTTGAGACCGTGCAGAACCTCAAACTGGGCGTCTACGACATTGACAACGCGTCCCGGGACCTCGGCGACGATGACTACCTGGGAGGTGTGGAGCTCACCCTGGGGCAG ATCGTTTCTAGTAAAACTCTGACCAGACCATTGCAGCTGAAGAAAGGGAAGCCTGCTGGCAAAGGAAGCATTACG ATCACCGCAGAGGAGATAAAGGACAACCGATCTATTCAGTTGGAGATGGAGGCTAAAAATCTGGACAAGAAG GACACCTTTGGCAAGTCGGACCCTTTCCTGGAGTTCTTCAAAAAAGGAGATGATGGAAAATGGCAGCTGGTCCATAGAACAGAG GTGGTGAAGAACAACCTGAATCCCAGCTGGAAGAAGTTCACCGTCCCTCTGCAGACATTCTGCAGCAGCGATCTGGAAAGGCCTCTCAAG GTGGATTGCTCTGATCACGACAGCGACGGCTCGCACGACCTCATTGGCTCTTTTACCACCAAAGTGTCGGAGCTGCAGAAGGCCGCCTCCGGTTCACTG GTGGCCTTTGATTGCATCCATCCagacaagcagaaaaaaaagaagagctaCAAAAACTCGGGTGTGGTCTCGGTGAAGAGCTGCAAG TTAGCCACGCAGCACAGCTTCCTGGACTACGTGATGGGCGGCTGCCAGATCAACTTCACT GTGGGCATCGACTTCACAGGCTCCAATGGGGACCCTCGCTCCCCCAATTCTCTCCACTACCTGAGTCCAGATGGGCTGAACCAGTACCTGTCTGCCCTGTGGTCGGTGGGGCAGGTCATCCAAGACTACGACAC TGATAAACTCTTCCCTGCGTTTGGTTTTGGAGCCAAACTTCCTCCTGACTACCAG GCCGCCCATCATGAGTTTGCCCTCAACTTTAACCCGAGCAACCCGAACTGCCAAG GCATTCAGGGCATCGTGGAGGCCTACAGGATGGTTCTCCCTCAACTCCGACTCTCCGGGCCGACTAACTTCTCCCCGATCATCAATCACGTGGCCTCTATCGCCTCCGGCGCCGCCCAGAGCAACAGTGCATCT CAATACTttgtcctcctcatcctcaccgACGGTGAGATCACCGACCTGGACCAGACCCGGGATGCCATCGTGCGCGCCTCGCGCCTACCGCTGTCCATCATCATCGTGGGCGTGGGACCGGCCGACTTTAAAGCCATGGAGCTGCTGGACGGAGACGACGGCGTGCTAAGGTCCACGGTGGGAGAGGCCGTCGCCAGAGACATCGTCCAGTTTGTCCCCTTCCTCAAGTTCAAAGAC GCCCCCCAGGCAACTTTAGCCCAGTCGGTGCTGGCCGAAGTGCCCACCCAAGTGGTGTCCTATTTCAAAATGAGAGGCCTGCAGCCACTCAAGCCCCCCGTCAAAGCGTGA